GCAGAGGGGGGAACAGCAACTCTAAATtactttattgcattttttcaaaCACAGGTACAACATTGCAGCTACTAATTGGTCATGAAATGTGAACAGtctaaaaaaaattcacctcttgtgtgaaaaaaccccaaaacaaccacaaTTGCTTGTGTTCATATAATATGCAACTTCTCCAGCAACACGGTATTGCTTATGGATGACTTAAATCTTGAATTTGTGGAATAACAccttaaaataagttttctgcTCGAATTCATCAAGTGCTCAGTACTAATATAAATTCCTTCATTTCTGGAACAAATTGTCTTAACAAAAACAGTCTCTTTACTTTTGATTCCACCCAACGCAGGAAACAAGAAATGGACAATTTCTACACAATACAATTTTAAATCCCTGCTTGTATTAAATTACTGTCATCTTTCACATGCTAAGATCTTTCAAGATTCCAGGTTTTATAAAATTTCAGTACTAGTACAGCAAGTCTTGTAAAACATACACAGAGATTCTCAGAGATTTAACTTAGCATGGTTTCCTCTGAAAAGACAGGCTGGAAGTGTAAGTGCTCCAGAACCTGTTGCCTATCTTTGTTGAATTGACACGATACAGgcataaatatgtatgtaaaaaCATAGGAACAGACCAACCATGATTCCCTGTTCTTGTATAGAACATTTGGATAATAACATTAAACTACTGTAAAGTAAgcccagaaaataaatgtaaaatgactACCTACCTCTATCTCAGCTGCCTGACCAGTAGAACAAAAAGGAGAatctactattttttttaaacagttcctTTGATACTGAAGAACAATGTTAAAGTTCAGCAGCATACAACAGCCAACCAAAGTAAAAGGAGTCTCTTTCTCATCGCTTACCTGTATGAATGCTCATATGTTCCTGAAGACTTCTTTTTGTGACAAAAGACTTTTCACACAAGTCACACTTGAACTGTTTCTGTACTTCATGGAGAGCTAAGTGCATTTTTAATCCATGCTTATACGTAAAGGTCTTTCCACAAACCTAAAAAAATCCATATCCAGTGGAATAGGACAAATAAAACTCATTATGTAATAGGTGTTTAACTTCAAATAGAACAAAACCACCTGTATTTCTTGGGAACCTGGATGGCCAAGCCTGTGATTTTGCACCAGTGGCAGAACTggtctgttaaaaaaagaatattcaagGGGAAGGCATTCTTCTAGACACAGGAATATGAACTTTCatgatttaatttcattctaattttctcagttttggaCTACAAGAATTTTCATCAGGAATGTTACAGTAGTTTTCCCCATTCTGAAGTGACCTAAATTAACCTAAATTTTAGGACAGAGTGTCAATACTAAAATATCAAGAAAACATTAATAAGTTAATTACAGAGTAAAAGGACTTTCTCTTTACCTTGCACGCATGTGGTTTTACACCTGTATGTTTCAGCATATGTATTCTGAGAGAATAGAGCTTAGGTAGAGTTCTCCCGCATATATCACATATAAATTCCCGTTTAGTTCTCCCTTTCACTGAAGACGTGCCTGTCCCTTCTACACTAGCGGCTGCAGTGTTCACTTCCGTCTTCCGAGTGTGCCGGACGAGATGGGCTCGCAGGGAGGCACCATACTGGAACTCTTTTTTACACAactgggaaaggaaatattacaactttactttgcatttaatgctccaaaattatttaaaaaaaaaaaaaaaaaggtaatcaAAGGTTTTAAGTATAGCAATATGATTAGCTGGGTCTATAGCCTGACTCCAATAGGCATTTTATCTCAGGTTAATTAATAGTTGTAAATTTTGAACTTTACAGCTACCAACAGAACCACTGATCACTTCCCACTGAGGCTAACTTCCAGGCTAATCTGAATGCAGTTGCAAATTTGCTGTTAAGGTCGGAAGTAAAGCCCACTCCAGTGCTGTCCTGAGCAGCAAGCGCACTCCCATGTCACATGGTGCTGTCAGACCATGTGGCTTCACCACGTTTTACCCCACCCCATCCAGATCAGGGCTGCATCCGTCTCTGAAATCCGTAAGGAAAGTAAATACACATATGAAAagaggcaagaaaaataattacgAATGTAATTACTGAATGAATTTTCCTAAAGAGGGAGgtttacagatgaaaaaaaccaaacttacTGGGCATTTATAATCTTTCGATCTTTCATGTTTCAGTGTGTGCATTATAAGTGCATAGCGCCGCTGGAAGACCATTCCACACTCGGTGCATTTGTGCTGAGGTTCTACTTCATTATTTTCCGTAGTTTCTCTTTTGggctgtttcatttttttccctctttgtacCAGCTTCATGGCAACCTAAGTTGGAAAAACATAACCCTTGCATGAACTTTACTACATTGTGTATTTCCTCTGCAAGTTAGTACTAAAAGCTGATGCTTCTGTGTGTTACTATACCACCTAATTTTGCTCAGTTTACTTAGCTGCTAGAAAGTTACCCCCTTTCAGTTAACTGCAAAACTACAGATCTCATAGTGGGTGAAAAATTGGTCttgttttaaaaccataaaCTGATTATAATTATAGGCAGACAATGACTTATCAGTTCAGAGACAACTAACTACTCAAACCTGAGTAACTGCCTAAGTGAGAGCTAAGGGATAGTTACAGAGGAACCACAAGGTACTGCCACTCACAACTTCTATCAAATGTTTCCAACCCTTTCCTAGGCTCCAACTTCCCTTTTCAAGATTTACATTTGCTTTACTATAAAAGTCATCAgactaaaaaacaaacaaacaaaaagtggCCCAATTAATTTTTACCAGCCAGCAAAAACTGTGAATAATAATAACCTGTGAAAAAATTTACAGTATTTAAGCAAAGTTCTTTCTGATTAGGAGCATTCCAGCTTTACTATTGTCTTTTTTGTTAGGCACTAATGTTTTCTGTTAGGCAGTATTGGCAGTGCTACCTGCAGCTGAcaatcttgttttcctttgtagaAATTTGCCGTCAAATTCTTTAAAAGCCAAATCGTAAGTGATCAGGCTGAAATTCCCTCTATCAGGTATCTCCCCTTCAGGCTTCTGAGAATAAGGTAAGGGAAAAAAGTACAAGCATccccatttcttcttcctgttcgCTCAAGTGAGGTATCTAACAGTTTTTGAAGACATGCTAGCCCTTCCATGTCTCTCAAAAACAAACTGAAACTCAACACAGggacaatattttaatttttttttaattttgctgttgttctgAAAACTTACGCAAACTTGGCTAAATTGTGAaggcacaaaaataatttttttcagtagacGATTAGTAAGAGCTTGGAAAATAATCCATTCATACAAAGCACGCCTCATCCCTAATATCTCCAAGTCAGCTGCAATTACTGCAGTTCCAAAgtcagcagcatttttcctgcaACCTCTCTTTCCTGTTATTCTTCCAGCATCAAAACTGGGAACTCAGGAAGGAGCGTCCCCTTCCCAATGCTTATACAAAATCCAGTGCCATGGCGGGGAGTTGAGGGATGCATGAGACAAAAATGCTAAAAGCTATGAAGCAAGCTAGGAAAGCAGAAACCTATTCCTGAGTCCAATTCTGAGCAATTATCtatatcaatttttttttttccccataggtGGCCACTGTCTATAGACCTCATCTGTCAAGGGGCCAGAtgtaaaaactgcaaaataaagttAACAGGGGCTCTTCCTGAATGTAGATATTCCCCCCTcccaaaacagaacaaaaacatgtcATTTTCCAACCATCATAAATAGGTTGctcaaatattttgattgtgCTAGTTTTAGCAACTGGGCTTTAAGTTGTCCCTCTGTAAAAGGCGACTAATGCTACGATTTCTATCTGCAATGGTGTTGTAATGATAACAAATTATTCCCCTGTCTGGGGGACTGGTGGCTCTAGTATGTAAACATCTCACGGAATGCTTCTGGAAATTAACAGTTCTTCGTAAGATTTACCCAACATGCAATGAGCACCGCAAAGTGTACTGTGTCACAAAAATGGATGTATTTATGCTCAGGGAGGTAAATGTCAGCTATCCACAGGCACTAAAAGAGGAAAGGCTCCTGAAGGGGAAAGAGTAAGAAgactgtttcatttaaaaaaaaattaaaaaaaaattgaaacaactAGTTCAATTACTAAACATTTAATATGTCCGAGTGCTAGAGTTTTTAATACCAGTTCTctctgaacctttttttttttctaactgacCCCAATCTGAAGGTAGTAGGACTGCATTATTGTAACTTATGACTATGTCTTAAGATCTACATCGGATGTCAAATTTTTCATCCccaatgctttgttttcaagtCTTAACAAATGTAGGGTCTCACTTCTCTAACAGATAAATACATTTGTCTATGACTGACATACACACATGCTAGTTAAGAATTAAATTCCCAGATCATTAAGAATTTTAGGGAGAAGATACACCTTCTGTCCAACCATAAGAAGCTGTGAGAAGATACTCAAGCTGGGCTAAGGTCACCGAGCATTCTAAATTTCTTCAATATGGAAGGAATTTTGACGCcaatggttggggtttttttgcatcacAACTGTCACAACTTAGACGTTACTTTGGTTTGCAGTAATGTTAAtcactcaaaaaaagaaaaacatttgccaGACAGTGCTTGGAATCGGGAAACAGTCTTTTCAGATTGGTTTCGAAACACTGGACGATTACTGACAACAGGCCTAAAGACAGATAGAATACCTGCTGTATTGCAGATTTAGGATTTGTCTTtctattttgcagttttttttcaattcctttATGCAATCTGATATATCCCCCTTCACTAACAGAACGCTGGCGAAGCTTGCTTTTGTAAGTATCATCTTGGCTGGAAGCTAAGCTTTCCGGTTGTGAAACTGAAACGCTCTGTTCTTTACTTTGCCTGCCACGCTTTTGCTTGAGCGTTTCTGAGGAGTCTTCAGAAGCAGTGTCCACGTTTGCTGTACCACTTTCATTTTGGTCTgtcttaatttccattttactttGCATGTCCATGGCTTCCACCACCGACGGCTCAGCTTCTATGACAGACACGGAGCTATTTGAAACGCTCTCTAGCAGCTGCGTCTTGATGTAATTTTCAGCTGCTTCACACTGTTTTGCAGGCTTTGAAAGATCATCTGGAGCGATGTCCATAGGCTCTGGGGGCAGGAGTTCAGGCTggagtgctgctgcttcctctggcccagcagaggaaggagctcCATTCACAGCTACCGGCACTTTGCTGGCTGCCAGCTCAGGTTGCTCAGTACCATCCACGTGCTGCGTCTCAACTTCAGCCTGCTCTGTTAAATTTTGTGTTGACTCTACTGTTTGAATATCTCCCTTTTGGTACACCGtaatttgtttctcttccatctGTTTGTGCACATTCTCACAGATTTCAAGGACCTCTGACATGAAGAGATGCCGGGCAAGCATGGCCACTTCTGCCATACTACAGAAGTCAAAAGTTAATTCTGAAGTATAAGCAAATTCCAATAGAGGCAGGAAACTGGACTTGCAGAACCCTACCAGGAATAAAACAAGAGATTAGACCAAACACTGATGACCCCAAATTACAGCAAAATATCCCATGAGGGACACAACAGTTCACCTTTGACATAGTTAAGTCAGATATTTAGAGCAAAATAACACACTTGCAAGCAACATTGAAGCCCCTCCACTGGACTCAATTAATTGTCATTTACGCAAAAGTGTCCTCGTGTATTTTCTACATTGACGTAAGCTCAGACAATTCTACCAATAAGTAAGGAAGGTATTTTCACAATGAAAGTCTCTAGAAGAATGTTTCAAGATGCTGGGAGAGTCACAATATTTTTGAAGCAGATTAACCAAAGTCTTTCTGGACCTGCTACATTCAGAAAGTAGCCAGGACTTAAGTAACAACTGACGTGGCATAAAAATACGACAAGAAAGtggctaatgaaaaaaataaaggtacgGATATATAGAtagaaatgcttaaaaagaagcatttggTATAATTTTCCACAGTTCTGTAAATCACAAATCACATATTTTATTTGGGGGACCTTCTGGACCATCATACTAGAAATCTATTGTTCATGCATGTCTATTGTTCATGCAGAGACAGACACAGTTCAGAAACTCATGAGAAAGCAATGCAGTAGGCGTATGTTCTGCACAATATTCTTCATCActacaaagttatttttagaaCACTTATTTTAGGATTGTCTCCTATCTTTAAGGAACCAGAAGGTTTGAGAAATAAGTAGAAACACATATAATAGTGTTTCACAGACATAAGAAAGAATTTAGGTTTTGTTCAGCAAAACAGCTCTCTGAGAAGCTAGTCAGTATCCCCTCTTGATGTATTCAAGTATTTGattatgttctctttttttatccTTGTGATTAACACAAGGATAAAAAGTGCCTCAGCAAGGTAAAAATCAGTCCAAAGCTTCTCAGaaattttaagatgaaatgTGATAGTCCATTCAGTATGGAAGATCAGATTATGCAAAACCAGAGCAATCACTTTAGCATTAAAATGCacacaaaatacttttagattaaaagagagaaaaaagcaagataaaataTGCAGTTGTCTTGAACACTCAAGAAAGACTGAATCAAATACTGTACACCTTAGTTCGGATATTATGATTTCTAGCTTTGAAACCCACAACAATTCACCTGACAGATCCACTACAGCTTCATGACTAGACACAGCTCCCTTTTCAATGAAGAGCTCTCGGAAGTACTCGCTGTTGGCTGCCAAGACAGATTTGTGAGCTTTGTACTCCTCTCCTTCAATCAGCAGAGTCACATCACAGAACTGATTGGAAAGCCTCTGCTGATTCAGTTGGTTTAAGACTGACAGACAATGTTTGGAAGATGACTGCTTCACAAGGCCCTTACTGTCAACCTGTCATAAACAACATTACGAGAACTTCATTACATTTAGACTGTGCCTTTTTAAGCATtcacactgaaacacagaaacgGATTATTTTCTACAACCGTACAATCAGTTTAAGCCtgtataataataaataagctTAACTTAATTTATAGTAATAAAGCTTAACTTTACTattggtttctttctttaaatacatcAACTCTCACCCTCCCTTCAAACACAGTTAAAACAGGCAACTGGAAAAATGGGAAGACACGGGTATTCAAACAGTTCCTTGAACGTATTTTTCAATGCTACAGTCTGAAATGGTTTCTAGATTCAAAAGTCTTTACATGCATACAAGCCCGCAGTTATCatcaataattttatatataaatatagcaTCATTTATTAAGGAACAGATGTAGATTCCATGAGAATCTTGTATGTGATGCTTTACTACTTATACTTTTGCCATTCATTTTCCCTTGGGTCCTATATACACAAAGAGGAATcagagtaattttattttccaaagatgATGTACTATAGTTAATTTCATGTATTATACACCAGTAACCCATTTCCACATATTGAATATCTTTGGCAAAATTTATGTCGTCTTATTATTGCAAGGCTATCACAACAATGGAAAATAAGTATGTGACTAAGAACACATTAACAAACATCTTAAATACATTCAGATGTAAACAACGGTACTTACAAATACAAGCTCATGCTTCGCTATTGGCTTCTTCTTCACAGGCCTTAGGGATGCAGCTGGGATTGATGTCGTACTTCTCAATTCATCATCTGTTTCATCACCATCTTCATGAGATTTTGCATCCAGTCCTAGTTCCTCCAGCATTTCAGAAGGATCTGTCAGAGATCTAGAGCGATCTAGCTTTTCCTGGCACTTGCTGCATTCTTTAATGTAATCCTTAACCTGCTTAAGAATAcctaagaaaaattaaaaggagcTTAATTAGACTTCTAATCTTTATTTAATTTACCTTAAACATGTAATTAAATATGTAGGTGATTAGCAAAACAATATTACACGcttactgagaaaaatgaagttgGTCACCTATACTTTCCTTCTCTGACTTCTTTTTACCAGTTTTGCTTCTCTCACACTATTGTATGATACTGTATGTCACTACTGTAATCCATCGTTAATTTGAGGTAGAACATTTAGAACATCACTATATCAAGCAGACCCTCCCAGAAGAGATTTCTAaggctagaaaaaaaaatttgtatttatacaTTCGCCCTAAGAATGCCAAGACAAGGAAAGGTGTAACCTGATCCTGCATTTAGCCCGTGCAAGTGGATCTCTGCTTGTCCTTACTGAAGGGGACAAGAATTGGAAGGCTCGCCTAAGGGCTTTTTCAAAATCGGGATCAACTGTCTTATATGCAATGATGCTGATATGTATTATTAACACAGATTTAAATCAATTGCCTATGATTTtggaatttaaagaaattaatttcccacCATTACTTTAACCAATGTAAGTAAATAGTTTTAGATACTCAACAGTTCCTAAGCTCAGGGTCCTCCTCTAGGTACCAAAGCATTTTCAGTGTATGGCTTTcaatagaatttaattttcttcactagGACAATATAAAAGCATACATAACAACAGCCGTGTCTCTGTAGTTCAAAATCTAGCACAGATCAGAAA
This sequence is a window from Balearica regulorum gibbericeps isolate bBalReg1 chromosome 1, bBalReg1.pri, whole genome shotgun sequence. Protein-coding genes within it:
- the ZBTB11 gene encoding zinc finger and BTB domain-containing protein 11, giving the protein MSSEESYLAILRYLTNEREPYAPGTEGNAKRKIRKAAACYVVRGGTLYYQRRQRDQQRFAELEVVLQAERRARLIRAAHLAPDGAHRTRLQTWQGLSQKYWWRGILKQVKDYIKECSKCQEKLDRSRSLTDPSEMLEELGLDAKSHEDGDETDDELRSTTSIPAASLRPVKKKPIAKHELVFVDSKGLVKQSSSKHCLSVLNQLNQQRLSNQFCDVTLLIEGEEYKAHKSVLAANSEYFRELFIEKGAVSSHEAVVDLSGFCKSSFLPLLEFAYTSELTFDFCSMAEVAMLARHLFMSEVLEICENVHKQMEEKQITVYQKGDIQTVESTQNLTEQAEVETQHVDGTEQPELAASKVPVAVNGAPSSAGPEEAAALQPELLPPEPMDIAPDDLSKPAKQCEAAENYIKTQLLESVSNSSVSVIEAEPSVVEAMDMQSKMEIKTDQNESGTANVDTASEDSSETLKQKRGRQSKEQSVSVSQPESLASSQDDTYKSKLRQRSVSEGGYIRLHKGIEKKLQNRKTNPKSAIQQVAMKLVQRGKKMKQPKRETTENNEVEPQHKCTECGMVFQRRYALIMHTLKHERSKDYKCPLCKKEFQYGASLRAHLVRHTRKTEVNTAAASVEGTGTSSVKGRTKREFICDICGRTLPKLYSLRIHMLKHTGVKPHACKVCGKTFTYKHGLKMHLALHEVQKQFKCDLCEKSFVTKRSLQEHMSIHTGESKYLCSICGKSFHRASGLSKHIKKHQPKPEVRGYQCNQCEKSFYEARDLRQHMNKHLGVKPFQCQFCGKCYSWKKDWYSHVKSHSVTDPYRCNICGKEFYEKALYRRHVQKATHGKKGRAKQNLERVCEHCGRKFTQLREYRRHMNNHEGVKPFECLTCGVAWADARSLKRHVRTHTGERPYVCPVCNEAYIDARTLRKHMTKFHRDYVPCKIMLEKDTLQFHNQGTQVEHAISILAADVQEQETEISVDSGEIETVVVTGETLEAIEAVAATEECTSVSTLSDQSIMQVVNYVLAQQQGQKMAEVAQAIETVEVAHVTKTESI